Sequence from the Torulaspora delbrueckii CBS 1146 chromosome 5, complete genome genome:
CGCTCTGTATAAGATGTGCTCGACTATGGAGAAGATACGGTGTTAAATGGGAGCCACCGATGGAGGTATTTAAGCGATTAACCGGGGCCAATAACTCCAATTTACAAGCTTTACTCGGATCTATTCTTGATGAGGAGAATATGAATATCCTCAAAACGCCGCCGCAGCAAGCGGGTGAAAAGCTGGTAGAGTGGGAGCTAGTTATTGACGCAGAACTACTTGCCAGACaaagattgattttgaCCAGGCAGCCTAACACATTTGTGAAGTACAAACGACACTCAGCTGCTTCCCGAACAAGACTCTACAAAATGGTCAAGAGACCTTACGATAGAGAGGCCTATAGCATAGAAAATCTGAGGAACGAACTAaaagaatatttgaaaCGATACAATGCGCAGTTGGGACTTACAATCAATGATGGTAGTGACCACCAAATAACTCAATAACGACCTACAAATTAATTGAAGTATATATATGGTACTAATCTCTGCTAGCCGCTTGTCAGACGCCTCCAGAAAGTAATTTCTCGATACGAGCAATTTCCGCTAGCGATGTAGCACTTGCAAGTTGTTCTTTTAGCTCTTTCCTCTTTTCGTCACTCATCTTACTGACAACTAAATGCATAATTTCTGAGGATTTATCCCTCCTGGTGTCGGTAACAGTGGCCTCCGTTGCTATCTTACTACTTTCAACCTGCTTGGAACgcaatctttcttgattaGTAACTCGCTCAAAATCAAGGACCGTAAGGCTTGGTACTGTTCGGACTACATGCTCTCGGTATCCTGCTGTGTGACAAACTTGGTTCCCTCGAAGCACCAGGTTTTCCAATGTAGATGGAGCCCCCTTCAAGCCATTTAATTGCTCAAAAGTTGATAGGTTGTTATCTGCTACCACCAGGTTGCGAATCTTTCGAGGCAAGAGCCTTCCATCCAGTAAACTTATCTGGTTCCTGGAAAGTAAGATAGTATGAATATCGCTCCTCAGCTGCAAATCTGGGATGCTAGTCAGCTCATTATTTGTAAGATCTAATACATGCGTAGGCTTTGCCAGTCTTTTCAAACTCGAAGGcatcaattcatcatcggtCTCTAATTGCAAATTTCGCAGAATAGTACACTTATCAACATCGTGCTTTCGATCAAAGTGATCCACATAGTACTCTGCAGCATCCAAAATCACGCTTGGCGTGAACTTCATTCTCAAAGGCCCTCAAAATTGAGTGTCTAGCTGTTATTTGGCTCTCGATGAACACCATCTCTAATAGTGAAATACTGACATTAGTTTAGGGCTAAAACCTTTAAATTAGGGCTCAAATATCGAATTATAATCCCAACGCTCTAATGCAAAGTGATAGTCAAGATGCAACTTCGAGCAGGAAGATACCTTCAACACTCgtatatatataagtaCTAGGTGTCTGCACCTGTCCCTGGATCAATTTGATGGGAAGTAACTTAATTTAAACTCAGTTTAGCCATTGGGGCTTGGATCAAGTAGGAAATATGGTGTTTGATAAGCAAAAGGTTGATTACTCTCTTTACCTGGTGACGGACTCTTCCATGTTGCCGGATGGTACGACTCTTTATTCCCAGGTTGAGgctggtttgaaaaatggcGTTACCTTGGTGCAATTACGTGAGAAAGATTGTGAGACTAAAGATTTCATTGCTGAAGCACTGGAAGTTCAGAAACTATGTAAGAAGTTCAATGTGCCATTGATCATAAATGACCGTATTGACGTGgctcttgcaattgacGCAGATGGTGTCCATGTGGGGCAAGACGATATTCCCATCCCAATGGTCAGAAAACTGGTTGGTCCGGACAGAATTGTTGGTTGGAGTGTTGGATTCCGTGAGGAAGTGGAAACCCTGGCCAAATGGGGACCCGACATGGTCGATTACATTGGAGTTGGAACGCTGTTCCCTACTTTGACAAAGAAAAATCCTAAGAAGGCACCTATGGGACCTCAAGGTGCTATCAAAGTGCTAGATGCATTGGAAGAGTTCGGAGCCAACTGGTGTAGAACCGTTGGGATTGGAGGCCTGCACCCAGTGAATATCGGGAGAGTACTTTTTCAATGTGTGAGCTCAAACGGTAAGCGCGCTCTTGATGGTATTTGTGTTGTAAGCGATATTATGGCCGCTAAGGACGCAGGTGCGGCTACCAAGAATTTGCGTCGTATTATCGACCAAGGAAACTATCACTTTGTTAACCTCCAGTTGAAGAATAGTGCGATAACTCAggaaactttcaagagtGTTTTGGGTCAAGTCGCACTCACCAGACCCTTGGTTCAACACGTCACCAACAAggttcatcaaaatttcGGTGCTAATATCACTTTGGCTCTTGGATCTTCGCCCATCATGTCTGAAGTAAAGGATGAGGTTCACGAACTTGCGCGTATTCCTAATGCAACCCTATTGCTGAATACTGGATCGGTAGCACCTGTCGATATGCTGAAGGAAGCTATCACTTGCTATAACAACGAGCAAAGACCAATTATCTTTGATCCAGTTGGTTACAGTGCAACTGAAACTAGAAGGTTGCTCAATGATACCTTGCTATCTCATGGCCAGTTCACATGCATCAAGGGCAATACAAGTGAAATCCTATCATTAGCAAAGCTCACAGTTGAGAAGATGAAGGGTGTTGATGCTTTTGTTGGAAATGTCGATGAGGAAATGCTCTCTCGTGCCACTCGTATCGTTGCTTATACGTACAAGACAGTTGCGGTTTGCTCTGGTGAGACTGACTTCGTAGCTGATGGGACTGAGAACGGTCATTTTACACTTTCCAATGGCCCGGTTAAGACCGCTATCGATTTGCCATGTGTAAAGATCAACAATGGCCCTATCTCGATCATGGGTGACATTACAGCTAGTGGTTGTTCCTTAGGCTCAACAATAGCCTGCTGTCTAGGGGGTGCAAACGCAGAATCTAATGTATTTGACGCTGTTGTAACGGCCGTCATACTTTACAAAACAGCAGGCAAGCTAGCTTCTACTCGTTGCCAAGGCAGTGGATCGTTCCATGTTCAACTGATAGACGCATTATATGAGCTCTTCCATGCAAACGAACCCGCAAGATGGACAGCTTCTTACAGAATGCTTAACTGATGCTATTTACAATGAATTTCGATAAATATATGTATACCGCGCTTAATATATTTATTTGGCAGATATGCGACGATCAATGACTACACCTTTTCAATTAGTGTATGATAGTTTACTTCTATTACTTGGTAAAGTGTTTGGATCTGCGTCCATGGCCTTGTACTTCTCTGCGACTCTTTCCTTAATTTGGGCTTCTTGCTCTGGTGTCAAGACACTCACCGACTCATTTGGTGGTACGAACTTGAAATTACCCATTGCAAAATCCCTGTCAGACAACCTACTCAACACGTAAAGTTGAGAACGGATGTATCTCACAACTGCCTCCAGATGGACCATATCGATATTTTTTCTACCACTGAATAAATTTCTCCATACTGCAGTTGCAAGTGTTGCATCGTCAGTGAAGAAACCTTCATCGTAAGCGAAGATAGCACCACGCATTTGAGTGTTGAAATCCTTCAAGTATTGATCAGCAATCCTACCAGAATTAACgttcatctcttcaaaCAGCCTCATCTCAATGTCTGCGAAAGTTCTATCCACCAACTTCTGCTGGTAATTACGACCATACTTGAACGGCATTGCACGCATACGAACGAAAAGGATCCATTCATGAAGTAGAGTaatttgaaaccattggGAAAAGGTACGTGGTAGTTTCAAGTCCTCATAGAAAAATTTCGCCGTCTCTGACAACTCTTCTCCTTCGTACTGCAAAGCTTGTTCCTTACAAAGCGAGTAGTAGTAAAAACCTGCCACGGGCCCAGCTCTCACTTTATCCATATCTAATTTGAAAGTACGAATGACTAGTTCACCCAGTGCTTCTTTCCATTTAGGTAGTTGATAAGACTTGGACTCATATTTCGATTTTGGATAAACCTTTCCCTTGGCTGCCTTTATAGGTGCATGATTGGTAAAATCCAATGGTTCAGCTTTCATGTGAGAAGTCTTGGCTAGCTCTTCTGGAGATTCTACCTGgtcttttttcttcaactcattGAGTAAGAGAGATGAGCGAGAGAAGTGGGATCTTGCCTCTAAGCGTCCAAACTGAAGGGCGCAACCAATCTGTCGTTGGAATAAACGATTCTGAAACATTTTGAGCCTGATGAAGGGAGCTAAGCAATCAAACGATCCTTCCCAGATAGGTTGTGTATCGTGAAATTTCgtcatctttcaagaaatgcGCGTTGAGTGTCTATTGAAAATCGTTTGAATGGATGTGCTATTTACCAAGAGTAATAAATAATCTATAGATAGACCGTTCAGCCCAAATAGCTCCGCCAGTTGTTCATCTCAATGCCATAGATTTCCCGTTCTCATCTTTCCTCTCTCTATAAATTCAGTGCGCCTGGCGCTGATACTCTTCGTAGGGCTGGGAAGTGCAGTGATTTAATTTGCTGAAGCTGTTACGGTGGCTCTTGAAGTCTGATGAATGATCTGTTTGAGCTTCTGGTCGACAGTATCGACGATGCTCTCCTTTGTACTTCCAGCAGCGTTCTTCCTTAATGGGGTGCCATATGCTGCAATGGCTAGGTCGTTTTTCCATTCTATGACGTCTTCCATGGCTCTGAAATGTCTGTGATTGAGTAGGTCTGTTAGGATATCTGCTTGCTTAGCGAGTTTCATTTCTTtcacatttttcaaacgCTTTCTTTCAGCACGAGCTTGTACTCTTGAGCCTGGTCCAAGTTGTGAGTTTATTAATCGtgtcttttcaatcaacATATCTCTGCGATCCTCTAATTCTTTAACTttattcaaaatctttcttgtctGTGAACAGTCATCTAGTTTCATAATTTCCTCTGCGATTGATTctaattcttcttcctcttttaCAGCAgcttcttgatcatttgaTTGCACATTGTCCTGACTTTTATTTGCATTACTTCCTTCATCACCCTCCCACTCGGATTCGGTTATCTCATAGTCCTTGAGCTGCAAAAGTAACTCTTGCTCCTCTCGGTCATGTTGATGAGAAATTACCTTTTCTCGTATATCGTA
This genomic interval carries:
- the LEA1 gene encoding U2 snRNP complex subunit LEA1 (similar to Saccharomyces cerevisiae LEA1 (YPL213W); ancestral locus Anc_6.230), translated to MKFTPSVILDAAEYYVDHFDRKHDVDKCTILRNLQLETDDELMPSSLKRLAKPTHVLDLTNNELTSIPDLQLRSDIHTILLSRNQISLLDGRLLPRKIRNLVVADNNLSTFEQLNGLKGAPSTLENLVLRGNQVCHTAGYREHVVRTVPSLTVLDFERVTNQERLRSKQVESSKIATEATVTDTRRDKSSEIMHLVVSKMSDEKRKELKEQLASATSLAEIARIEKLLSGGV
- the CBP3 gene encoding Cbp3p (similar to Saccharomyces cerevisiae CBP3 (YPL215W); ancestral locus Anc_6.232) produces the protein MTKFHDTQPIWEGSFDCLAPFIRLKMFQNRLFQRQIGCALQFGRLEARSHFSRSSLLLNELKKKDQVESPEELAKTSHMKAEPLDFTNHAPIKAAKGKVYPKSKYESKSYQLPKWKEALGELVIRTFKLDMDKVRAGPVAGFYYYSLCKEQALQYEGEELSETAKFFYEDLKLPRTFSQWFQITLLHEWILFVRMRAMPFKYGRNYQQKLVDRTFADIEMRLFEEMNVNSGRIADQYLKDFNTQMRGAIFAYDEGFFTDDATLATAVWRNLFSGRKNIDMVHLEAVVRYIRSQLYVLSRLSDRDFAMGNFKFVPPNESVSVLTPEQEAQIKERVAEKYKAMDADPNTLPSNRSKLSYTN
- the THI6 gene encoding bifunctional hydroxyethylthiazole kinase/thiamine-phosphate diphosphorylase (similar to Saccharomyces cerevisiae THI6 (YPL214C); ancestral locus Anc_6.231), with translation MVFDKQKVDYSLYLVTDSSMLPDGTTLYSQVEAGLKNGVTLVQLREKDCETKDFIAEALEVQKLCKKFNVPLIINDRIDVALAIDADGVHVGQDDIPIPMVRKLVGPDRIVGWSVGFREEVETLAKWGPDMVDYIGVGTLFPTLTKKNPKKAPMGPQGAIKVLDALEEFGANWCRTVGIGGLHPVNIGRVLFQCVSSNGKRALDGICVVSDIMAAKDAGAATKNLRRIIDQGNYHFVNLQLKNSAITQETFKSVLGQVALTRPLVQHVTNKVHQNFGANITLALGSSPIMSEVKDEVHELARIPNATLLLNTGSVAPVDMLKEAITCYNNEQRPIIFDPVGYSATETRRLLNDTLLSHGQFTCIKGNTSEILSLAKLTVEKMKGVDAFVGNVDEEMLSRATRIVAYTYKTVAVCSGETDFVADGTENGHFTLSNGPVKTAIDLPCVKINNGPISIMGDITASGCSLGSTIACCLGGANAESNVFDAVVTAVILYKTAGKLASTRCQGSGSFHVQLIDALYELFHANEPARWTASYRMLN